A section of the Neofelis nebulosa isolate mNeoNeb1 chromosome 12, mNeoNeb1.pri, whole genome shotgun sequence genome encodes:
- the C8G gene encoding complement component C8 gamma chain isoform X2 — protein MLTPRTALLLTLLLAGGSLSRRARRPPRPASPISTIQPKANFDVQQFAGTWLLVAVASSCRFLQEQGHRAEATALHVAPQGAAMAVSTFRKLDGICWQVRQLYRDTGAAGHFLLQARGARGPVDVVVGETDYRGFAILYLERARQLSVKLYARSLPPSDAALSAFEQRIQRVNLTEDQILFFPKYGFCEAADQFHVLDVRR, from the exons ATGCTGACCCCCAGGACTGCTCTCCTCTTGACTCTGCTCCTGGCTGGGGGCTCCCTGAGCAGGAGGGCTCGGAGACCCCCTCGACCCGCGTCTCCCATCAGCACTATCCAGCCCAAAGCCAACTTTGATGTTCAGCAG TTTGCAGGGACGTGGCTCCTTGTGGCGGTGGCCTCCTCGTGCCGCTTCCTGCAGGAGCAGGGCCACCGGGCTGAGGCCACCGCACTGCATGTGGCTCCCCAGGGTGCAGCCATGGCTGTCAGCACCTTCCGGAAGCT ggaTGGGATCTGCTGGCAGGTACGGCAGCTCTACAGAGACACAGGAGCCGCGGGGCATTTCCTGCTCCAAG CCCGAGGTGCCCGTGGGCCGGTAGATGTGGTCGTCGGGGAGACAGACTACCGAGGCTTCGCCATCCTGTACCTGGAGCGGGCGCGGCAGCTGTCGGTGAAGCTGTACG CCCGCTCACTGCCCCCGAGTGACGCGGCCCTGAGTGCATTCGAGCAGCGGATCCAGAGGGTCAACCTGACCGAGGACCAGATCTTGTTCTTCCCCAAGTATG GTTTCTGCGAGGCCGCAGACCAGTTCCACGTCCTGGATG TGAGGAGGTGA
- the C8G gene encoding complement component C8 gamma chain isoform X1, translating to MLTPRTALLLTLLLAGGSLSRRARRPPRPASPISTIQPKANFDVQQFAGTWLLVAVASSCRFLQEQGHRAEATALHVAPQGAAMAVSTFRKLDGICWQVRQLYRDTGAAGHFLLQARGARGPVDVVVGETDYRGFAILYLERARQLSVKLYARSLPPSDAALSAFEQRIQRVNLTEDQILFFPKYGFCEAADQFHVLDEVRR from the exons ATGCTGACCCCCAGGACTGCTCTCCTCTTGACTCTGCTCCTGGCTGGGGGCTCCCTGAGCAGGAGGGCTCGGAGACCCCCTCGACCCGCGTCTCCCATCAGCACTATCCAGCCCAAAGCCAACTTTGATGTTCAGCAG TTTGCAGGGACGTGGCTCCTTGTGGCGGTGGCCTCCTCGTGCCGCTTCCTGCAGGAGCAGGGCCACCGGGCTGAGGCCACCGCACTGCATGTGGCTCCCCAGGGTGCAGCCATGGCTGTCAGCACCTTCCGGAAGCT ggaTGGGATCTGCTGGCAGGTACGGCAGCTCTACAGAGACACAGGAGCCGCGGGGCATTTCCTGCTCCAAG CCCGAGGTGCCCGTGGGCCGGTAGATGTGGTCGTCGGGGAGACAGACTACCGAGGCTTCGCCATCCTGTACCTGGAGCGGGCGCGGCAGCTGTCGGTGAAGCTGTACG CCCGCTCACTGCCCCCGAGTGACGCGGCCCTGAGTGCATTCGAGCAGCGGATCCAGAGGGTCAACCTGACCGAGGACCAGATCTTGTTCTTCCCCAAGTATG GTTTCTGCGAGGCCGCAGACCAGTTCCACGTCCTGGATG aagTGAGGAGGTGA
- the FBXW5 gene encoding F-box/WD repeat-containing protein 5 isoform X2: MPQGSRRQPGGLHHRDAAAGAAGRKRVRRPRPGAGPGAAQPGRGGRGLPGQNVTMDEGGAPLLPDSLVYQIFLSLGPADVLAAGLVCRQWHAVSRDEFLWREQFYRYYQVARDVPRHPAATSWYEEFRRLYDTVPCVEVQTLKEHTDQVLHLSFSHSGYQFASCSKDCTVKIWNNDLTVSLLHSADMRPYNWSYTQFSQFNQDDSLLLASGVFLGPHNSSSGEIAVISLDNFALLSRVRNKPYDVFGCWLTETSLISGNLHRIGDITSCSVLWLNNAFQDVESENVNVVKRLFKIQNLNASTIRTVMVADCSRFDSPDLLLDDGATPGRVFDLGGDGEDEAVGPGPAPACTKEGLRRFLDGLLDGQAQPQLSEHALETQVAELLAQGRTKPPEHSTDAARKLLVFTTGCLTYSPHQIGIKQILPHQMTTAGPVLGEGRGSDAFFDALDHVIDVHGHIIGMGLSPDNRYLYVNSRAWPSGSVVADPMQPPPIAEEIDLLVFDLKTMREVKRALRAHRAYTPNDQCFFIFLDVSRDFVASGAEDRHGYIWDRHYNICLAKLRHQDVVNSVVFSPQEQELLLTASDDATIKAWRSPRTVRIHQAPRPRPRPFFSWFASQRR; this comes from the exons ATGCCTCAGGGCTCGAGGCGTCAGCCTGGCGGGCTCCATCATAGAGACGCGGCGGCAGGAGCGGCGGGGCGGAAGCGGGTCCGCCGGCCGAGGCCGGGCGCCGGGCCGGGGGCTGCACAGCCGGGCAGAGGCGGCCGCG GGCTGCCCGGGCAGAATGTCACAATGGACGAGGGGGGTGCGCCCCTGCTCCCTGACAGCCTCGTCTACCAGATCTTCCTGAGCTTGGGCCCGGCCGACGTGCTTGCTGCTGGGCTGGTGTGCCGCCAGTGGCATGCCGTGTCCCGGGATGAGTTCCTGTGGAGGGAGCAGTTCTACCGCTACTACCAGGTGGCCCGCGACGTGCCCCGGCACCCAG cggCCACATCCTGGTATGAAGAGTTTCGGCGGCTCTACGACACGGTGCCCTGCGTGGAAGTGCAGACGCTCAAGGAGCACACGGACCAGGTCCTGCACCTCAGCTTCTCGCACTCGGGCTACCAGTTTGCTTCCTGCTCCAAGGACTGCACGGTGAAG ATCTGGAACAACGACCTGACCGTCTCGCTGCTGCACAGCGCGGACATGCGGCCCTATAACTGGAGCTACACCCAGTTCTCCCAGTTCAACCAGGACGACTCGCTGCTGCTGGCGTCCGGGGTGTTCCTGGGGCCCCACAACTCCTCGTCTGGTGAGATCGCAGTCATCAGCCTAG ACAACTTCGCCCTGCTGTCCCGAGTGCGCAACAAGCCGTACGACGTGTTTGGCTGCTGGCTCACGGAGACCAGCCTGATCTCGGGGAACCTGCACCGCATCGGAGACATTACCTCCTGCTCAGTGCTCTGGCTCAACAACGCCTTCCAG GACGTGGAGTCCGAGAACGTCAACGTGGTAAAGCGGCTCTTCAAGATCCAGAACCTTAACGCCAGCACCATCCGCACGGTGATGGTGGCCGACTGCAGCCGCTTCGACAGCCCGGACCTCCTGCTGGATGACGGTGCCACCCCCGGCCGCGTCTTCGACCTGGGCGGCGACGGTGAGGACGAGGCGGTGGGCCCGGGGCCGGCTCCGGCCTGCACCAAGGAGGGCCTGCGGCGCTTCCTGGACGGGCTCCTGGACGGGCAGGCGCAGCCCCAGCTGTCAGAGCACGCCCTGGAGACGCAGGTGGCCGAGCTGCTGGCCCAGGGCCGCACCAAGCCCCCCGAGCACAGCACAGACGCTGCCCGCAAGCTCCTCGTCTTCACCACGGGCTGCCTCACCTACTCCCCGCACCAGATCG GCATTAAGCAGATCCTGCCACACCAGATGACCACAGCCGGGCCTGTGCTGGGTGAGGGGCGGGGCTCAGATGCCTTCTTTGACGCCCTGGACCACGTCATCGATGTGCACGGACACATCATCGGCATGGGCTTGTCCCCGGACAACAG GTATCTGTACGTGAACAGCCGAGCCTGGCCGAGCGGTTCTGTGGTGGCCGACCCCATGCAGCCACCGCCCATCGCAGAGGAGATCGACCTGCTGGTGTTTGACCTCAAGACCATGCGGGAGGTGAAGCGGGCTCTGCGGGCCCACCGCGCCTACACACCCAACGACCAGTGCTTCTTCATCTTCCTGGATGTCAGCAGGGACTTCGTGGCCAG CGGGGCCGAAGACCGGCACGGCTACATCTGGGACCGGCACTACAACATCTGCCTGGCAAAGCTGCGGCACCAGGACGTGGTCAACTCTGTGGTCTTCAGCCCCCAGGAGCAGGAGCTGCTGCTGACGGCCAGCGACGACGCCACCATCAAAGCCTGGCGTTCGCCGCGCACCGTGCGCATCCACCAGGCCCCGCGTCCTCGTCCCCGCCCGTTTTTTTCCTGGTTTGCCAGCCAGAGGCGCTGA
- the FBXW5 gene encoding F-box/WD repeat-containing protein 5 isoform X1 yields the protein MPQGSRRQPGGLHHRDAAAGAAGRKRVRRPRPGAGPGAAQPGRGGRGLPGQNVTMDEGGAPLLPDSLVYQIFLSLGPADVLAAGLVCRQWHAVSRDEFLWREQFYRYYQVARDVPRHPAATSWYEEFRRLYDTVPCVEVQTLKEHTDQVLHLSFSHSGYQFASCSKDCTVKIWNNDLTVSLLHSADMRPYNWSYTQFSQFNQDDSLLLASGVFLGPHNSSSGEIAVISLDNFALLSRVRNKPYDVFGCWLTETSLISGNLHRIGDITSCSVLWLNNAFQVRARVPPAAVASSACCPPAVSHPQDVESENVNVVKRLFKIQNLNASTIRTVMVADCSRFDSPDLLLDDGATPGRVFDLGGDGEDEAVGPGPAPACTKEGLRRFLDGLLDGQAQPQLSEHALETQVAELLAQGRTKPPEHSTDAARKLLVFTTGCLTYSPHQIGIKQILPHQMTTAGPVLGEGRGSDAFFDALDHVIDVHGHIIGMGLSPDNRYLYVNSRAWPSGSVVADPMQPPPIAEEIDLLVFDLKTMREVKRALRAHRAYTPNDQCFFIFLDVSRDFVASGAEDRHGYIWDRHYNICLAKLRHQDVVNSVVFSPQEQELLLTASDDATIKAWRSPRTVRIHQAPRPRPRPFFSWFASQRR from the exons ATGCCTCAGGGCTCGAGGCGTCAGCCTGGCGGGCTCCATCATAGAGACGCGGCGGCAGGAGCGGCGGGGCGGAAGCGGGTCCGCCGGCCGAGGCCGGGCGCCGGGCCGGGGGCTGCACAGCCGGGCAGAGGCGGCCGCG GGCTGCCCGGGCAGAATGTCACAATGGACGAGGGGGGTGCGCCCCTGCTCCCTGACAGCCTCGTCTACCAGATCTTCCTGAGCTTGGGCCCGGCCGACGTGCTTGCTGCTGGGCTGGTGTGCCGCCAGTGGCATGCCGTGTCCCGGGATGAGTTCCTGTGGAGGGAGCAGTTCTACCGCTACTACCAGGTGGCCCGCGACGTGCCCCGGCACCCAG cggCCACATCCTGGTATGAAGAGTTTCGGCGGCTCTACGACACGGTGCCCTGCGTGGAAGTGCAGACGCTCAAGGAGCACACGGACCAGGTCCTGCACCTCAGCTTCTCGCACTCGGGCTACCAGTTTGCTTCCTGCTCCAAGGACTGCACGGTGAAG ATCTGGAACAACGACCTGACCGTCTCGCTGCTGCACAGCGCGGACATGCGGCCCTATAACTGGAGCTACACCCAGTTCTCCCAGTTCAACCAGGACGACTCGCTGCTGCTGGCGTCCGGGGTGTTCCTGGGGCCCCACAACTCCTCGTCTGGTGAGATCGCAGTCATCAGCCTAG ACAACTTCGCCCTGCTGTCCCGAGTGCGCAACAAGCCGTACGACGTGTTTGGCTGCTGGCTCACGGAGACCAGCCTGATCTCGGGGAACCTGCACCGCATCGGAGACATTACCTCCTGCTCAGTGCTCTGGCTCAACAACGCCTTCCAGGTGCGGGCACGTGTGCCCCCTGCGGCTGTCGCCTCCTCGGCCTGCTGCCCACCTGCTGTCTCCCACCCCCAGGACGTGGAGTCCGAGAACGTCAACGTGGTAAAGCGGCTCTTCAAGATCCAGAACCTTAACGCCAGCACCATCCGCACGGTGATGGTGGCCGACTGCAGCCGCTTCGACAGCCCGGACCTCCTGCTGGATGACGGTGCCACCCCCGGCCGCGTCTTCGACCTGGGCGGCGACGGTGAGGACGAGGCGGTGGGCCCGGGGCCGGCTCCGGCCTGCACCAAGGAGGGCCTGCGGCGCTTCCTGGACGGGCTCCTGGACGGGCAGGCGCAGCCCCAGCTGTCAGAGCACGCCCTGGAGACGCAGGTGGCCGAGCTGCTGGCCCAGGGCCGCACCAAGCCCCCCGAGCACAGCACAGACGCTGCCCGCAAGCTCCTCGTCTTCACCACGGGCTGCCTCACCTACTCCCCGCACCAGATCG GCATTAAGCAGATCCTGCCACACCAGATGACCACAGCCGGGCCTGTGCTGGGTGAGGGGCGGGGCTCAGATGCCTTCTTTGACGCCCTGGACCACGTCATCGATGTGCACGGACACATCATCGGCATGGGCTTGTCCCCGGACAACAG GTATCTGTACGTGAACAGCCGAGCCTGGCCGAGCGGTTCTGTGGTGGCCGACCCCATGCAGCCACCGCCCATCGCAGAGGAGATCGACCTGCTGGTGTTTGACCTCAAGACCATGCGGGAGGTGAAGCGGGCTCTGCGGGCCCACCGCGCCTACACACCCAACGACCAGTGCTTCTTCATCTTCCTGGATGTCAGCAGGGACTTCGTGGCCAG CGGGGCCGAAGACCGGCACGGCTACATCTGGGACCGGCACTACAACATCTGCCTGGCAAAGCTGCGGCACCAGGACGTGGTCAACTCTGTGGTCTTCAGCCCCCAGGAGCAGGAGCTGCTGCTGACGGCCAGCGACGACGCCACCATCAAAGCCTGGCGTTCGCCGCGCACCGTGCGCATCCACCAGGCCCCGCGTCCTCGTCCCCGCCCGTTTTTTTCCTGGTTTGCCAGCCAGAGGCGCTGA
- the FBXW5 gene encoding F-box/WD repeat-containing protein 5 isoform X3 yields the protein MDEGGAPLLPDSLVYQIFLSLGPADVLAAGLVCRQWHAVSRDEFLWREQFYRYYQVARDVPRHPAATSWYEEFRRLYDTVPCVEVQTLKEHTDQVLHLSFSHSGYQFASCSKDCTVKIWNNDLTVSLLHSADMRPYNWSYTQFSQFNQDDSLLLASGVFLGPHNSSSGEIAVISLDNFALLSRVRNKPYDVFGCWLTETSLISGNLHRIGDITSCSVLWLNNAFQVRARVPPAAVASSACCPPAVSHPQDVESENVNVVKRLFKIQNLNASTIRTVMVADCSRFDSPDLLLDDGATPGRVFDLGGDGEDEAVGPGPAPACTKEGLRRFLDGLLDGQAQPQLSEHALETQVAELLAQGRTKPPEHSTDAARKLLVFTTGCLTYSPHQIGIKQILPHQMTTAGPVLGEGRGSDAFFDALDHVIDVHGHIIGMGLSPDNRYLYVNSRAWPSGSVVADPMQPPPIAEEIDLLVFDLKTMREVKRALRAHRAYTPNDQCFFIFLDVSRDFVASGAEDRHGYIWDRHYNICLAKLRHQDVVNSVVFSPQEQELLLTASDDATIKAWRSPRTVRIHQAPRPRPRPFFSWFASQRR from the exons ATGGACGAGGGGGGTGCGCCCCTGCTCCCTGACAGCCTCGTCTACCAGATCTTCCTGAGCTTGGGCCCGGCCGACGTGCTTGCTGCTGGGCTGGTGTGCCGCCAGTGGCATGCCGTGTCCCGGGATGAGTTCCTGTGGAGGGAGCAGTTCTACCGCTACTACCAGGTGGCCCGCGACGTGCCCCGGCACCCAG cggCCACATCCTGGTATGAAGAGTTTCGGCGGCTCTACGACACGGTGCCCTGCGTGGAAGTGCAGACGCTCAAGGAGCACACGGACCAGGTCCTGCACCTCAGCTTCTCGCACTCGGGCTACCAGTTTGCTTCCTGCTCCAAGGACTGCACGGTGAAG ATCTGGAACAACGACCTGACCGTCTCGCTGCTGCACAGCGCGGACATGCGGCCCTATAACTGGAGCTACACCCAGTTCTCCCAGTTCAACCAGGACGACTCGCTGCTGCTGGCGTCCGGGGTGTTCCTGGGGCCCCACAACTCCTCGTCTGGTGAGATCGCAGTCATCAGCCTAG ACAACTTCGCCCTGCTGTCCCGAGTGCGCAACAAGCCGTACGACGTGTTTGGCTGCTGGCTCACGGAGACCAGCCTGATCTCGGGGAACCTGCACCGCATCGGAGACATTACCTCCTGCTCAGTGCTCTGGCTCAACAACGCCTTCCAGGTGCGGGCACGTGTGCCCCCTGCGGCTGTCGCCTCCTCGGCCTGCTGCCCACCTGCTGTCTCCCACCCCCAGGACGTGGAGTCCGAGAACGTCAACGTGGTAAAGCGGCTCTTCAAGATCCAGAACCTTAACGCCAGCACCATCCGCACGGTGATGGTGGCCGACTGCAGCCGCTTCGACAGCCCGGACCTCCTGCTGGATGACGGTGCCACCCCCGGCCGCGTCTTCGACCTGGGCGGCGACGGTGAGGACGAGGCGGTGGGCCCGGGGCCGGCTCCGGCCTGCACCAAGGAGGGCCTGCGGCGCTTCCTGGACGGGCTCCTGGACGGGCAGGCGCAGCCCCAGCTGTCAGAGCACGCCCTGGAGACGCAGGTGGCCGAGCTGCTGGCCCAGGGCCGCACCAAGCCCCCCGAGCACAGCACAGACGCTGCCCGCAAGCTCCTCGTCTTCACCACGGGCTGCCTCACCTACTCCCCGCACCAGATCG GCATTAAGCAGATCCTGCCACACCAGATGACCACAGCCGGGCCTGTGCTGGGTGAGGGGCGGGGCTCAGATGCCTTCTTTGACGCCCTGGACCACGTCATCGATGTGCACGGACACATCATCGGCATGGGCTTGTCCCCGGACAACAG GTATCTGTACGTGAACAGCCGAGCCTGGCCGAGCGGTTCTGTGGTGGCCGACCCCATGCAGCCACCGCCCATCGCAGAGGAGATCGACCTGCTGGTGTTTGACCTCAAGACCATGCGGGAGGTGAAGCGGGCTCTGCGGGCCCACCGCGCCTACACACCCAACGACCAGTGCTTCTTCATCTTCCTGGATGTCAGCAGGGACTTCGTGGCCAG CGGGGCCGAAGACCGGCACGGCTACATCTGGGACCGGCACTACAACATCTGCCTGGCAAAGCTGCGGCACCAGGACGTGGTCAACTCTGTGGTCTTCAGCCCCCAGGAGCAGGAGCTGCTGCTGACGGCCAGCGACGACGCCACCATCAAAGCCTGGCGTTCGCCGCGCACCGTGCGCATCCACCAGGCCCCGCGTCCTCGTCCCCGCCCGTTTTTTTCCTGGTTTGCCAGCCAGAGGCGCTGA